A window from Primulina eburnea isolate SZY01 chromosome 2, ASM2296580v1, whole genome shotgun sequence encodes these proteins:
- the LOC140817202 gene encoding small ribosomal subunit protein uS11x-like — protein MSKRRNREPKEENVTLGPATRDGEIVFGVAHIFASFNDTFIHVTDLSGRETLVRITGGMKVKADRDESSPYAAMLAAQDVSQRCKELGINALHIKLRATGGNKTKTPGPGAQSALRALARSGMKIGRIEDVTPIPTDSTRRKGGRRGRRL, from the exons ATG TCGAAAAGAAGGAACAGAGAGCCCAAAGAAGAGAACGTAACTCTTGGACCTGCCACCAGGGATGGAGAAATAGTGTTCGGTGTGGCGCACATCTTTGCCTCATTCAATGATACCTTCATC CACGTGACGGATTTATCTGGAAGGGAAACATTGGTTCGAATTACAG GTGGTATGAAGGTGAAGGCTGATAGGGATGAGTCCTCTCCTTATGCAGCCAtgcttgcagcacaagatgttTCTCAACGATGCAAG GAACTGGGAATCAATGCTCTTCATATTAAGCTTCGTGCTACTGGAGGCAACAAGACTAAGACTCCTGGACCTGGTGCTCAATCTGCTCTTAGAGCTCTTGCTCGCTCTGGCATGAAGATTGGTCGGATAG AGGATGTGACTCCAATTCCCACCGACAGCACCCGAAGAAAGGGTGGTAGAAGAGGAAGGAGGCTGTAA
- the LOC140824446 gene encoding uncharacterized protein: MHQHRSYHLPQYSSKCPQPPIVADFYKLAKMAGLNYDNTEKINPKSRSLSDTEYTWCRAVSSGTGNTVLALQIADRSPSEIASLHKTIHELQISHPLLRSKLHFDPSRKEYSFHIPSSPHVQINFHDYSSTSQIIRTLKTHQNSGISDFHLIFEHELNNNRWVDPYSFPCNGIEVFFSSVYMLSETKAMVVLKLHAVVCDRTTGVSFLRAMMEESREAGGVEKGIMNYGEGDLGIESLVPNGTGKKTIWARGKTMFGYSLNSLRLTNLEFVNAKKPRFSEVVRLHLSSEDTTRIIDGCKSRRIKLCGALAAAGLIAAHSTEFQYDQLKKKYGVVTLVDCRCSLEPALSTHHFGFYQSAILDVQTVKGNENFWDLAQSIYSNFADHKKCNKHLTDLSDINYLMCKAMENPSLTSSSSLRTSFISVFEDPVFDDSGKLKQDLGVECYMGCASAHGVGPSVAIFDTIRDGELDCACVYPSPLHSRAQMNELVDRMRRVLIEESD; this comes from the exons ATGCACCAGCATAGATCTTATCATCTTCCTCAGTACTCCTCAAAATGCCCACAGCCGCCGATCGTCGCCGACTTTTACAAGCTAGCTAAAATGGCCGGCCTCAACTATGACAACACAGAAAAGATTAATCCAAAATCCCGAAGTCTCAGCGACACCGAGTACACTTGGTGCCGCGCAGTATCCTCGGGCACAGGCAATACTGTGTTAGCACTTCAGATCGCTGATAGATCACCCTCAGAAATCGCATCCCTACACAAAACAATCCACGAACTTCAGATTTCTCACCCTCTTCTCCGCTCCAAACTACACTTCGATCCCAGTAGAAAAGAGTACTCGTTCCACATACCAAGTAGTCCCCATGTTCAGATCAATTTTCACGACTATTCATCGACTTCACAGATCATACGAACCCTGAAGACACATCAAAACTCCGGAATTTCCGATTTTCATTTAATATTCGAACACGAATTGAACAACAACAGATGGGTTGATCCTTATTCATTCCCATGCAACGGGATTGAAGTGTTCTTCTCTAGCGTGTACATGTTGTCCGAAACAAAGGCAATGGTCGTGCTGAAGCTTCACGCCGTGGTGTGCGACCGGACCACTGGGGTGTCGTTTCTCAGAGCGATGATGGAGGAGAGTCGAGAGGCTGGAGGGGTAGAGAAGGGAATAATGAATTACGGGGAGGGTGATTTGGGGATCGAAAGTCTTGTTCCGAATGGGACGGGAAAAAAGACGATTTGGGCTCGTGGGAAGACAATGTTTGGGTATTCGTTAAATTCATTGAGACTGACGAATTTGGAGTTCGTAAATGCTAAGAAGCCCCGATTTTCCGAGGTTGTGAGACTTCATCTTAGTTCAGAAGATACCACCCGGATTATTGAC GGCTGCAAATCTAGGAGGATTAAACTGTGTGGAGCCCTTGCGGCCGCTGGATTAATCGCCGCACATTCTACTGAATTTCAATATGATCAGCTAAAGAAGAAATATGGAGTGGTTACTCTGGTTGATTGCCGCTGCAGTCTTGAACCAGCTCTTTCGACTCATCATTTTG GGTTCTACCAATCTGCAATCCTTGACGTACAAACCGTAAAAGGGAACGAAAATTTCTGGGATTTGGCCCAAAGTATCTACTCCAACTTCGCTGATCACAAGAAGTGCAATAAACATTTGACAGACTTATCTGATATAAATTATCTTATGTGCAAAGCCATGGAAAACCCGAGCCTGACCTCGTCATCTTCACTCAGAACTTCTTTCATTTCAGTATTTGAGGATCCTGTGTTTGATGATTCCGGTAAATTGAAGCAAGATCTTGGAGTGGAGTGCTACATGGGGTGTGCTTCTGCACATGGAGTTGGCCCTTCTGTCGCTATATTTGACACTATTCGTGATGGAGAGTTGGACTGTGCTTGTGTTTATCCATCACCATTGCATTCGAGGGCACAGATGAATGAGCTTGTTGATCGTATGAGAAGAGTGCTGATTGAAGAGAGTGATTAA